One genomic segment of Novisyntrophococcus fermenticellae includes these proteins:
- a CDS encoding L-ribulose-5-phosphate 4-epimerase has translation MLEDLKKRVYEANMLLPKYRLVTFTWGNVSEIDKESGLFAIKPSGVDYDKLTPDDIVLMDLKGEKVEGKYNPSSDTPTHLELYKAFPKIGGIVHTHSSWATSWAQAGRGIPCYGTTHADYMYGEIPCARCLDKEEIESDYEKNTGLLIADLFKDKNYEAMPAVLCKNHGPFTWGKDGHEAVHNAVVLEEVAKMAARCEQINPRVQPALQELQDKHYYRKHGANAYYGQK, from the coding sequence ATGCTTGAAGATTTAAAAAAGCGTGTATATGAGGCAAATATGCTGCTTCCAAAATACAGACTGGTTACATTTACATGGGGAAATGTCAGTGAGATTGATAAAGAAAGCGGGTTGTTTGCCATTAAACCAAGCGGGGTGGATTATGATAAACTGACACCGGATGATATTGTGCTCATGGACCTGAAGGGTGAGAAAGTAGAAGGAAAATATAATCCTTCATCCGATACTCCCACGCATTTGGAGTTGTACAAGGCGTTTCCAAAAATCGGCGGAATTGTTCATACACATTCTTCCTGGGCGACCAGCTGGGCCCAGGCGGGCAGAGGGATTCCATGCTACGGCACTACCCATGCCGATTATATGTATGGTGAGATTCCCTGTGCCAGATGTCTGGATAAGGAAGAAATTGAAAGTGATTATGAAAAAAACACAGGGCTTCTGATTGCAGATCTTTTTAAAGACAAGAATTATGAAGCGATGCCTGCAGTACTCTGCAAAAATCATGGACCCTTTACCTGGGGAAAGGATGGACATGAGGCAGTACACAATGCGGTAGTTCTGGAAGAAGTTGCAAAGATGGCGGCCAGATGCGAACAGATTAACCCAAGAGTGCAGCCGGCTTTGCAGGAGCTGCAGGACAAGCATTATTATAGAAAACACGGAGCAAATGCATACTACGGTCAGAAGTAA
- a CDS encoding aspartate kinase has translation MKKVVKFGGSSLASAEQFQKAGNIIFADSGRRYVIPSAPGKRYDGDTKVTDMLYDCYRAAESDKNFEDKLKAIQVRYQEIIDGLGLELSLNEQFKEIQKNFSEKAGTDYAASRGEYLNGIIMADYLGYEFIDAAEVIFFTEGGSFDADKTDACLSQRLSTVERAVIPGFYGLAADGSVKTFSRGGSDITGSIVAKAVHADLYENWTDVSGFLVTDPRIVENPEVISTITYKELRELSYMGATVLHEDSIFPLRQEGIPINVRNTNKPEDSGTLIVESTCSKPKYTITGIAGKKGFASINIEKDMMNTEIGFGRKVLQVFEDCGLSFEHTPSGIDTFTVYVHQDEFQEKEQQVIAGLHRAVHPDSIDLESDLALIAVVGRGMRRTRGTAGRIFAALAHVHVNVKMIDQGSSELNIIIGVENRDFETAIQAIYNIFVEAQL, from the coding sequence ATGAAAAAAGTTGTAAAATTCGGTGGAAGTTCTCTGGCAAGTGCAGAACAGTTTCAAAAGGCGGGAAATATAATCTTTGCGGATTCCGGCAGAAGGTATGTGATACCATCAGCACCGGGAAAGCGTTATGATGGAGACACAAAGGTCACAGATATGCTTTACGACTGCTATCGGGCGGCGGAATCTGATAAAAACTTTGAGGATAAATTAAAAGCGATACAGGTCAGATATCAGGAGATTATTGACGGACTTGGTCTCGAACTTTCTTTGAATGAGCAGTTTAAGGAAATTCAAAAAAATTTCTCGGAAAAGGCAGGAACTGATTATGCCGCATCCCGCGGAGAATATCTGAATGGAATTATTATGGCAGATTATCTGGGGTATGAATTCATTGATGCAGCAGAAGTGATATTCTTTACAGAAGGTGGCTCTTTTGATGCTGATAAGACAGATGCCTGCCTGTCACAGCGTCTTTCCACTGTTGAACGTGCAGTGATTCCGGGGTTTTATGGCTTGGCAGCTGATGGCAGCGTGAAAACCTTTTCACGGGGTGGCTCCGACATTACCGGTTCTATTGTGGCAAAAGCCGTGCATGCGGATCTATATGAAAACTGGACGGATGTATCCGGTTTTCTGGTAACCGATCCACGTATTGTAGAGAATCCGGAAGTAATATCCACAATTACATATAAGGAGCTGCGGGAGCTTTCTTATATGGGGGCAACCGTACTGCATGAGGATTCTATCTTTCCGCTTCGTCAGGAAGGTATACCGATTAACGTAAGAAATACCAACAAGCCGGAGGATAGCGGAACATTGATCGTGGAGAGCACGTGCAGTAAACCCAAATACACCATTACCGGAATTGCAGGAAAAAAAGGTTTTGCATCTATCAACATTGAAAAAGATATGATGAATACGGAGATCGGATTTGGAAGAAAAGTGCTTCAGGTATTCGAAGACTGCGGACTTTCTTTTGAACATACACCATCCGGTATTGATACGTTCACGGTATATGTCCATCAGGATGAATTCCAGGAGAAAGAGCAGCAGGTGATCGCCGGACTTCACAGGGCGGTTCATCCAGATTCCATTGATTTGGAGTCAGACCTGGCCCTGATAGCGGTAGTGGGAAGAGGAATGCGCAGAACACGGGGAACGGCCGGAAGGATATTCGCGGCACTGGCGCATGTACATGTCAATGTCAAGATGATTGACCAGGGTTCCTCAGAATTAAATATTATAATTGGGGTAGAAAACAGAGATTTTGAAACAGCAATACAGGCCATCTATAATATTTTTGTGGAAGCACAGTTGTAA